From one Odontesthes bonariensis isolate fOdoBon6 chromosome 14, fOdoBon6.hap1, whole genome shotgun sequence genomic stretch:
- the fubp1 gene encoding far upstream element-binding protein 1 isoform X2: MADYSSVAPPSSNAGGGMNDAFKDALQRARQIAAKIGGDGVAAPPTNEFGYGGQKRPLEDADQPESKKVATNDAFSAMGGMGGPSRSASEEFKVPDGMVGFIIGRGGEQISRIQQESGCKIQIAPDSGGMPDRSVTLTGAPESIQAAKRLLTEIVEKGRPAPAFHHNDGPGMTVQEIMVPASKAGLVIGKGGETIKSLQERAGVKMVMIQDGPQNTGADKPLRISGEPFKVQQAKEMVMELIRDQGFREQRGEYGSRIGGGGGGGGGGGGGGDSLDVPVPRFAVGIVIGRNGEMIKKIQSDTGVRIQFKPDDGSTPDRIAQIMGPPDQAQHAAEIISDLLRSVQAGGPPGHGGGRGRGRGQGNWNMGPPGGLQEFTFTVPTMKTGLIIGKGGETIKGISQQSGARIELQRNPPPNADPNIKMFTVRGSPQQIDYARQLVEEKIGGPVTPMGGPHGPPGPHGGPGPHGPPGPPGPPGAPMGPYNPGPYNQGPPGPHGPPAPYQPQGWGNGYPHWQQGQPDPNKAAADANAAAWAAYYAQYGQQPQASMTPTSGAPGTSQANGQGDPQAAGQSGQTDYTKAWEEYYKKMGQQNQQPQDYTKAWEEYYKKQGQAAPQAAPAAAAAAAAATQPGGQPDYSAAWAEYYRQQAAYYGTANPQAMGAAPQAPQGQ, encoded by the exons ATCAACCAGAGTCGAAGAAAGTAGCTACAAATGATG ccttCTCGGCGATGGGAGGAATGGGCGGCCCTTCAAG GTCGGCATCTGAGGAATTCAAGGTTCCGGATGGAATGGTTGGATTCA TAATTGGAAGAGGAGGCGAGCAGATATCACGTATTCAGCAAGAGTCTGGATGTAAAATACAGATTGCCCCTG ACAGCGGAGGAATGCCAGATAGGTCAGTGACATTAACAGGAGCACCAGAATCAATCCA GGCTGCAAAGAGGCTACTGACAGAGATAGTTGAGAAGGGACGTCCGGCCCCTGCGTTCCACCACAACGACGGACCGGGAATGACCGTCCAGGAAATCATGGTCCCCGCTTCCAAAGCTGGACTTGTGATTGGAAAGGGTGGAGAAACCATCAAAAGTCTTCAG gAACGAGCTGGAGTGAAAATGGTCATGATCCAAGATGGGCCCCAGAACACCGGCGCAGACAAGCCACTCCGCATTTCAGGGGAACCTTTTAAAGTTCAA CAAGCCAAAGAGATGGTGATGGAGCTGATCAGAGACCAGGGCTTCAGAGAGCAGAGGGGAGAGTATGGCTCGAGgattggaggaggaggaggaggagggggtggaggCGGAGGAGGTGGAGACAGTTTAGAC GTTCCCGTCCCACGCTTTGCAGTAGGAATTGTTATCGGGAGAAATGGAGAGATGATCAAGAAAATACAGAGCGACACAGGCGTCAGAATTCAGTTCAAACCAG ATGATGGCAGCACACCAGACAGGATAGCACAGATCATGGGCCCTCCCGATCAGGCTCAGCACGCAGCAGAGATCATTTCTGACCTGCTGAGGAGCGTCCAGGCTGGAGGGCCCCCAGGACATGGAGGTGGCAGGGGGCGTGGTCGTGGGCAGGGGAACTGGAAcatggggccccctggtggcctGCAGGAGTTTACCTTCACAGTTCCAACCATGAAGACCGGACTGATCATTGGAAAAG gTGGGGAGACAATCAAAGGAATCAGCCAGCAGTCTGGAGCCAGGATCGAGCTCCAGAGGAATCCTCCACCCAACGCTGATCCTAATATAAAGATGTTCACAGTCAGAGGCTCCCCTCAACAGATTGACTACGCCAGGCAGCTGGTGGAGGAGAAAATTGGG GGCCCAGTTACCCCGATGGGTGGCCCACACGGTCCCCCTGGTCCACACGGAGGTCCAGGTCCACATGGTCCTCCAGGGCCACCCGGACCCCCAGGGGCTCCCATGGGCCCATACAACCCTGGACCATACAACCAGGGGCCTCCAGGACCACA TGGTCCTCCTGCTCCTTATCAGCCTCAAGGATGGGGCAATGGCTATCCACACTGGCAGCAGGGACAACCTGACCCAA ATAAGGCAGCAGCTGATGCCAACGCAGCAGCGTGGGCAGCCTACTACGCTCAGTACGGCCAGCAGCCACAGGCCTCCATGACTCCAACCAGCGGGGCTCCAGGCACGAGTCAAGCCAATGGCCAAG GTGACCCACAGGCTGCAGGTCAGAGTGGACAGACAGATTACACCAAGGCCTGGGAGGAATATTACAAGAAAATGG GTCAACAGAATCAGCAACCGCAGGACTACACAAAAGCCTGGGAGGAGTATTACAAGAAACAAG GTCAAGCGGCCCCTCAGGCCGCGCCAGCCGCCGCCGCAGCTGCTGCCGCTGCCACTCAGCCCGGGGGCCAGCCAGACTACAGCGCCGCCTGGGCGGAGTACTACCGGCAGCAGGCTGCGTACTACGGCACAGCCAACCCTCAGGCCATGGGTGCAGCACCACAAGCCCCTCAG GGCCAGTAA
- the fubp1 gene encoding far upstream element-binding protein 1 isoform X4, with product MADYSSVAPPSSNAGGGMNDAFKDALQRARQIAAKIGGDGVAAPPTNEFGYGGQKRPLEDADQPESKKVATNDAFSAMGGMGGPSRSASEEFKVPDGMVGFIIGRGGEQISRIQQESGCKIQIAPDSGGMPDRSVTLTGAPESIQAAKRLLTEIVEKGRPAPAFHHNDGPGMTVQEIMVPASKAGLVIGKGGETIKSLQERAGVKMVMIQDGPQNTGADKPLRISGEPFKVQQAKEMVMELIRDQGFREQRGEYGSRIGGGGGGGGGGGGGGDSLDVPVPRFAVGIVIGRNGEMIKKIQSDTGVRIQFKPDDGSTPDRIAQIMGPPDQAQHAAEIISDLLRSVQAGGPPGHGGGRGRGRGQGNWNMGPPGGLQEFTFTVPTMKTGLIIGKGGETIKGISQQSGARIELQRNPPPNADPNIKMFTVRGSPQQIDYARQLVEEKIGGPVTPMGGPHGPPGPHGGPGPHGPPGPPGPPGAPMGPYNPGPYNQGPPGPHGPPAPYQPQGWGNGYPHWQQGQPDPNKAAADANAAAWAAYYAQYGQQPQASMTPTSGAPGTSQANGQGQQNQQPQDYTKAWEEYYKKQGQAAPQAAPAAAAAAAAATQPGGQPDYSAAWAEYYRQQAAYYGTANPQAMGAAPQAPQGQ from the exons ATCAACCAGAGTCGAAGAAAGTAGCTACAAATGATG ccttCTCGGCGATGGGAGGAATGGGCGGCCCTTCAAG GTCGGCATCTGAGGAATTCAAGGTTCCGGATGGAATGGTTGGATTCA TAATTGGAAGAGGAGGCGAGCAGATATCACGTATTCAGCAAGAGTCTGGATGTAAAATACAGATTGCCCCTG ACAGCGGAGGAATGCCAGATAGGTCAGTGACATTAACAGGAGCACCAGAATCAATCCA GGCTGCAAAGAGGCTACTGACAGAGATAGTTGAGAAGGGACGTCCGGCCCCTGCGTTCCACCACAACGACGGACCGGGAATGACCGTCCAGGAAATCATGGTCCCCGCTTCCAAAGCTGGACTTGTGATTGGAAAGGGTGGAGAAACCATCAAAAGTCTTCAG gAACGAGCTGGAGTGAAAATGGTCATGATCCAAGATGGGCCCCAGAACACCGGCGCAGACAAGCCACTCCGCATTTCAGGGGAACCTTTTAAAGTTCAA CAAGCCAAAGAGATGGTGATGGAGCTGATCAGAGACCAGGGCTTCAGAGAGCAGAGGGGAGAGTATGGCTCGAGgattggaggaggaggaggaggagggggtggaggCGGAGGAGGTGGAGACAGTTTAGAC GTTCCCGTCCCACGCTTTGCAGTAGGAATTGTTATCGGGAGAAATGGAGAGATGATCAAGAAAATACAGAGCGACACAGGCGTCAGAATTCAGTTCAAACCAG ATGATGGCAGCACACCAGACAGGATAGCACAGATCATGGGCCCTCCCGATCAGGCTCAGCACGCAGCAGAGATCATTTCTGACCTGCTGAGGAGCGTCCAGGCTGGAGGGCCCCCAGGACATGGAGGTGGCAGGGGGCGTGGTCGTGGGCAGGGGAACTGGAAcatggggccccctggtggcctGCAGGAGTTTACCTTCACAGTTCCAACCATGAAGACCGGACTGATCATTGGAAAAG gTGGGGAGACAATCAAAGGAATCAGCCAGCAGTCTGGAGCCAGGATCGAGCTCCAGAGGAATCCTCCACCCAACGCTGATCCTAATATAAAGATGTTCACAGTCAGAGGCTCCCCTCAACAGATTGACTACGCCAGGCAGCTGGTGGAGGAGAAAATTGGG GGCCCAGTTACCCCGATGGGTGGCCCACACGGTCCCCCTGGTCCACACGGAGGTCCAGGTCCACATGGTCCTCCAGGGCCACCCGGACCCCCAGGGGCTCCCATGGGCCCATACAACCCTGGACCATACAACCAGGGGCCTCCAGGACCACA TGGTCCTCCTGCTCCTTATCAGCCTCAAGGATGGGGCAATGGCTATCCACACTGGCAGCAGGGACAACCTGACCCAA ATAAGGCAGCAGCTGATGCCAACGCAGCAGCGTGGGCAGCCTACTACGCTCAGTACGGCCAGCAGCCACAGGCCTCCATGACTCCAACCAGCGGGGCTCCAGGCACGAGTCAAGCCAATGGCCAAG GTCAACAGAATCAGCAACCGCAGGACTACACAAAAGCCTGGGAGGAGTATTACAAGAAACAAG GTCAAGCGGCCCCTCAGGCCGCGCCAGCCGCCGCCGCAGCTGCTGCCGCTGCCACTCAGCCCGGGGGCCAGCCAGACTACAGCGCCGCCTGGGCGGAGTACTACCGGCAGCAGGCTGCGTACTACGGCACAGCCAACCCTCAGGCCATGGGTGCAGCACCACAAGCCCCTCAG GGCCAGTAA